CGTAAGCGGACAGATGGAACGCGCTCGATTCCGGCGCGACGAGCGCGGCGAGCGGCACGCCGACGCCGATCGCGATGCACAGCGCGACCAGCGCGAGCCACGCGCGGCGCGACAGCAGCGCGGGGCGCGGCGGCAGGCCGAGTGCGAAGCCGTCCGCCGTGCGTGCGGAGGAGGGGGGCGTAGCGGCCGCCGGGTGGTCCGGCAGCGTTTCGGTGAGGGTATTCAAGTCATGCCTCCGCGCTGCGGCCCTTCGGGGCGAACATGCCCTGCGGACGCTTCTGGATGAACAGCACGATCATCACGAGGACCGCGATCTTCGCGAGCACGGCGCCCCAGAACGGCTCGATCGCCTTGCTCGCGAGGCCGAGTCCGAAGCCGCCGAGCACGGTGCCGGCGATCTGCCCGACGCCGCCCAGCACGACCGCCATGAACGAATCGATGATGTAGTTCTGGCCGAGGTCGGGGCCCACGTTGCCGATCTGCGACAGCGCGCAGCCGCCGAGGCCGGCGATGCCCGCGCCGAACGCGAACGCATACGCGTCGACGCGCGCGGTCTTCACGCCGACGCACGCGGCCATCCGGCGGTTCTGCGTGACCGCGCGCACGAACAGGCCGAGCCGCGTCTTCGTCAGGACGGCCCATGCGACGAACACCACCGCGAGCGCGAACGCGAGGATCGCGAGCCGGTTGTACGGCAGGATCAGGTTCTGCATCACGGTCACGCCGCCGCTCATCCACGACGGGTTCACGACCTGCACGTTCTGCGCGCCGAACAGCATGCGGGTCGCCTGGATCAGGATCAGGCTCACGCCGAACGTCGCCAGCAGCGTCTCGAGCGGGCGGCCGTACAGGTGCCGCAGCACGAGCCGTTCGAGCACGATGCCGACCAGCGCGGCCGCCGCGAACGACGCGGGTACGGCGACGAGCGGATACCAGTCGAACGCGCCCGGCGCGTAGCGCTGGATCAGCGTTTGAACGACATAAGTTGCGTACGCACCGATCATCAGGAATTCGCCGTGCGCCATGTTGATCACGCCGATCAGCCCGTACGTGATCGCGAGGCCGAGCGCGGCGAGCAGCAGCACGCTGCCGAGCGACAGCCCCGCGAACAGCGTGCCGACGATCTCGCCGCGGCGCTGCAGCGCGTGCAGTGCGTCGAGCCCCTGCTGCGCGGCGTCGCGCACGCGTGCATCGGGCTCCGCGAAGCTGCCGTCCGCGTTCTTCGCGACGAGCGGACGCAACTGTTCGATCATGTCGAGATTGCTGCGCGCGGCCACCACCTGCACGGCTTCGAGCCGCTTCGCCGGGTCGCCATCGTGCAGCGCGGCGATCGCCCACAGTGCGTCGAGGCGGCGCTTCAGCGCGGGATCGGTTTCCTTCGCGCGGGCGCGCTCGATCATCGGCTTGAGCGCCGGGTCCGGCGACTTCAGCAGCGCATCGATCGCGTCGCGCCGCGCGGCGACGTCGGGCGACGCGAGCGCGAGCCCCGACAGTGCGCCAGCGATCTTCGTGCGCAGCAGGTTGTTCAGCATCACGGGCTGCGTGTCGCCGGGCGGCGTCGCGGCCTGCGTGAGCGCGTCGTGCGCGGTGTCTCCGGTCTGGATCAGCAGGCGGCCGTCGCCGGTCGCGAGTGCGTCGCCGGTCGACAGCGCGTTGAGCAGCGCGACGGCGCGCGGATCGGCGTCGGCGGCGATCCGTTCGATCGCGGTGGTCTTCGCGTCGAAGTCGTCGCCGGCGAGCGCGGCGGTATCGGCGGCCGTCAGCGCGAACGCGGCGCGCGGCAGCCCGCCCGCGAGGGCGGCGCAGGCAACGATCGCGACGGCAGCTCGGCGAAAGCGTGTAGGCATCGGGAAATCCTGTCGGGCGTAGGGAAGCGAATTCGTGCGGCGATGCGCCGGCGATTGCGGGTCGTTACGGCCAGCGCGGCCGGCGCATCGGCATCGGCATACGAATGGAGCGCCACGCCGATGCGCGACGCCCGCACCACGTCAGGCGAGCGCCGCGCGCTGCCGGCGCAGGAACGCCGGAATCGACGTGACGATGTCCGGCTTGCCCTGGTTGCCCGCAATGAACGGGCTCCACGGCTGCGCGCGCACCGCGGTCTTCGTTTTCCACACGACGTTGAATTGCCCGTCGCCGCGGATCTCGCCGATCATCACCGGCTTGTGCAGGTGGTGGTTGCCGTCCATCGCGAGCGTGAAGCCCGACGGCGCGGCGACGGCCTGGCCGATCATCGCGACGCGCACCTTGTCGACGTCGGTGCTCTTCGCCTTCTCGACCGCCTGCTTCCACATGTGGATGCCCACGTACGTCGCTTCCATCGGGTCGTTGGTCACGCGCTTCGCGCCGCCTGGCAGGTTGTTCGCCTTCACCCACGCGGCGAACTGATCCTTGAACTTCGTGTTGGTCGGGTTCTTCACCGACATGAAGTAATTCCACGCGGCAAGGTGGCCGACGAGCGGCTTCGTGTCGATCCCGCGCAGTTCTTCCTCGCCGACCGAGAACGCGACGACCGGCACGTTGGTCGCCTTGATCCCCTGGTTGCCGAGCTCCTTGTAGAACGGCACGTTGGAGTCGCCGTTGATCGTCGAGATCACGGTCGTCTTGCCGCCTTGCGAGAAGTTCTTGATGTTCGCGACGATGGTCTGGTAATCGCTGTGACCGAACGGCGTGTAGACCTCCTGAATGTCGGCGTCCTTCACGCCCTTCGATTTCAGGAACGCGCGCAGGATCTTGTTGGTCGTGCGCGGATACACGTAGTCGGTACCGAGCAGGAAGAAGCGCTTCGCGCCGCCGCCTTCCGCACTCATCAGGTACTCGACGGCCGGAATCGCCTGCTGGTTCGGCGCGGCGCCCGTGTAGAACACGTTGCGCGACATTTCCTCGCCTTCGTACTGCACCGGGTAATAGAGCAGCCCGTTCAGTTCCTCGAACACCGGCAGCACGGACTTGCGCGACACCGACGTCCAGCAGCCGAACACGCACGCGACCTTGTCCTGCGTGAGTAACTGGCGCGCCTTTTCCGCGAAGAGCGGCCAGTTCGACGCAGGATCGACCACCACGGGTTCGAGCTTGCGGCCCATCACGCCGCCGCTCTTGTTGATGTCGGCGATCGTCATCAGCGCCGTGTCCTTCAGCGACGTTTCGGAGATCGCCATCGTGCCCGACAGCGAATGCAGGATGCCGACCTTGATCGGGCCGGTGCCCGCATCGGCCGCTTGCGCGAACGGGCTCTTGCCTGCCAGCGCGAGCGCGCCAGCCATCGAACCGAACTTCAACAGACTGCGACGTTTCATCGGGTTCCCCTTGACGTGTTGGATGTGTGTGCGCCGTGGCGGC
The nucleotide sequence above comes from Burkholderia pyrrocinia. Encoded proteins:
- the urtA gene encoding urea ABC transporter substrate-binding protein yields the protein MKRRSLLKFGSMAGALALAGKSPFAQAADAGTGPIKVGILHSLSGTMAISETSLKDTALMTIADINKSGGVMGRKLEPVVVDPASNWPLFAEKARQLLTQDKVACVFGCWTSVSRKSVLPVFEELNGLLYYPVQYEGEEMSRNVFYTGAAPNQQAIPAVEYLMSAEGGGAKRFFLLGTDYVYPRTTNKILRAFLKSKGVKDADIQEVYTPFGHSDYQTIVANIKNFSQGGKTTVISTINGDSNVPFYKELGNQGIKATNVPVVAFSVGEEELRGIDTKPLVGHLAAWNYFMSVKNPTNTKFKDQFAAWVKANNLPGGAKRVTNDPMEATYVGIHMWKQAVEKAKSTDVDKVRVAMIGQAVAAPSGFTLAMDGNHHLHKPVMIGEIRGDGQFNVVWKTKTAVRAQPWSPFIAGNQGKPDIVTSIPAFLRRQRAALA
- the urtB gene encoding urea ABC transporter permease subunit UrtB, yielding MPTRFRRAAVAIVACAALAGGLPRAAFALTAADTAALAGDDFDAKTTAIERIAADADPRAVALLNALSTGDALATGDGRLLIQTGDTAHDALTQAATPPGDTQPVMLNNLLRTKIAGALSGLALASPDVAARRDAIDALLKSPDPALKPMIERARAKETDPALKRRLDALWAIAALHDGDPAKRLEAVQVVAARSNLDMIEQLRPLVAKNADGSFAEPDARVRDAAQQGLDALHALQRRGEIVGTLFAGLSLGSVLLLAALGLAITYGLIGVINMAHGEFLMIGAYATYVVQTLIQRYAPGAFDWYPLVAVPASFAAAALVGIVLERLVLRHLYGRPLETLLATFGVSLILIQATRMLFGAQNVQVVNPSWMSGGVTVMQNLILPYNRLAILAFALAVVFVAWAVLTKTRLGLFVRAVTQNRRMAACVGVKTARVDAYAFAFGAGIAGLGGCALSQIGNVGPDLGQNYIIDSFMAVVLGGVGQIAGTVLGGFGLGLASKAIEPFWGAVLAKIAVLVMIVLFIQKRPQGMFAPKGRSAEA